Genomic segment of Syntrophorhabdaceae bacterium:
CACATTTCCCGAACCCTGCCGGGTACGCATGATCTCATCGAGCTGGTGCTCGGTCATTCCCAGATTGCGCAGGGCGTTCCGGTAATTTTCGATATTCGCGTCCGTCGTGTCCGTCTGCTCCTTGCCTTCATTGTTTTTCTGGAACCTCTCCAGGGACCTGATCCCGTAGAGATAGGCCTTCATCGCCGAGAAAAACTCCGGCGCATAGAAGGTCGCCAGAAGCTGATCGCGGCGCACGATGCTGCCGGTCGTGACGGGCAGGACCTTCCGGACCCATCCGTCGGTGGCCGCATTGATCCGGTAGATGCGCGTCTCGTCGGGGGCCACCCTTCCCAGCACGCGGAGTGTATCGCTCCCGGCAGTTTTGCGCGCAACCGCGAGCTTTACGCCCATGAGCTGCTGCTTCTCCACGCTTATATTGACGGCGCCGTCCCGTGGGGGGGTTTCTCTTCCTAGGGACGATCCTTTTACCCTTTCATCGTCCGCGGTGACCGACCCGGTGAAGGCGGAGCTGCCGGGATCGGCGTGGAGAGAGAGTTTTCCCCCATCCGATGCCGCCCTTCCTTCCGTTTCGTAATGGTTCCACCAGAAACCCATGAAAAATGAAGCGGCCAGGGCAATAGAAAGAGAAAAGAGAAAGAGATATCTTTTCATGGCCGATATTAACCCCCTTC
This window contains:
- a CDS encoding efflux RND transporter periplasmic adaptor subunit; protein product: MKRYLFLFSLSIALAASFFMGFWWNHYETEGRAASDGGKLSLHADPGSSAFTGSVTADDERVKGSSLGRETPPRDGAVNISVEKQQLMGVKLAVARKTAGSDTLRVLGRVAPDETRIYRINAATDGWVRKVLPVTTGSIVRRDQLLATFYAPEFFSAMKAYLYGIRSLERFQKNNEGKEQTDTTDANIENYRNALRNLGMTEHQLDEIMRTRQGSGNVEIRAPQSGFVLLRNISEGERFQRGTELYRIADLSHVWVLADIFENESRYFTPGLQARVVHPGLNKSFRARVSHVLPQFDSGSRTLKVRLETDNPGFLLRQDMFVDVELPVTLPPATTVPADAVLDSGLKKTVFVAKGEGTFEPRKVETGWRMGGMVEIIKGLVPGERIVVSGNFLLDSESRMKSPAAAAKGE